The Epilithonimonas zeae genome contains the following window.
AAAAACGAAGATTACGAAAATATCGTCATCAAATCCAATAGTGATGGTTCTTTCCTAAGATTGAAAGATGTTGCAAGAGTAGAATTTGGTTCTTATAGTTATACTGCAGCAAACAGAGTGGATGGAAAACCGGTTGCAGGTTTTGCGATTCTTCAAACGGCTGGATCTAATGCCAACGAAATCTTAACCGAAGTTGAAAGACAGGTTGAAGAATTCAAAACGACATTACCAAAAGGTGTGAAACCGATCATTATGTACAATTCCAAAGACTTTTTGGATGCATCTATTCATCAGGTTGTTGAAACGTTGGTCATTGCATTTATCCTGGTTTTCATCGTGGTTTATATTTTCCTTCAGGATTTCAGATCAACATTGATTCCGGCGATTGCAGTTCCGGTTGCGATTATTGGTACATTTTTCTTCCTGAATCTATTCGGGTTCAGTATTAATATGTTGACTTTGTTTGCTTTGGTTCTTGCCATTGGAATCGTCGTCGATGATGCGATTGTAGTTGTGGAGGCTGTCCATTCTAAGATGGAACACACAGGACTTCCTGTAGATCAGGCAACCAGAGAATCGATGAGCGAAATTTCAGGTGCGATTATTTCTATTACTTTGGTGATGTCGGCGGTTTTCGTTCCGGTTGGCTTTATGCAAGGTCCTGCGGGTGTTTTCTACAGACAGTTTGCTTTCACTTTAGCGATTGCGATTTTGATTTCTGCTATTAATGCATTGACATTGAGCCCCGCTTTATGTGCACTTTTACTGAATGATCCTCAGGGAGAACATAGCGAACACGGTCACAAAACTGGATTTGGAGCCAGATTTTTCAACGCTTTTAATACAAGTTTTAATAATCTGACCAAAAAATATATTTACAGTCTCAAATTCTTGATCAAGAACAAATGGGTAAGCGTTGGCGGATTGGTTTTGATTACGGCAATCACTGTATTTTTGGTTAATAAAGCGCCTTCAGGATTTATCCCTACAGAAGATCAAGGTTTCGTTTTATATGCCGTGAATACGCCTCCAGGAAGTTCATTGGAAAGAACCAACAAAGCGACAGAACAAATTGATAAAATTGTAAATGGTGAAAAAGCGACCAACCATCTTTGGGTTGCGGACGGACTAAACTTCATCAGTAATGCCAATGCGTCGCCCTACTCTGCCGGTTTCATCAAACTTAAAGATTATGAAGATCGTGGCGATGTAAAAGATCCGGATCAGATTGCAGCAGGATTGACAGGAAAAGTAGCGCAGGTAAAAGATGCGAGTGCATTCTTCTTCAACTTCCCTACTGTTCAAGGTTTTGGTAACGTTTCTGGTTTCGAATTTATGTTGCAGGATAAAACCAACGGTTCTTTTGAGCAATTGGGAACCACGACTCAGGCTTTCATCGGCGAATTAATGAAACGTCCGGAAATTGCTTTTGCATTCACGACTTATGCAGCAGGAAATCCTCAATATACTATTGAAGTTGATGCCGACAAAGCCAATCAGCTGGGGGTTTCTGTAACCGATCTGATGCAGACAATGCAGATTTATTACGGAAGTAGTTTCGTTTCAGATTTCAACAGATTTGGAAAATACTACAGAGTAATGGCTCAGGCTGATGTACCTTATAGAACCGATGCTAACTCGTTGGAAGGAATTTATGTTAAGAATAACCAAAGTGAAATGGTTCCTGTTAAAACATTAGTGACTTTGAAAAGATCTTTCGGACCAGAAACTGTGACCAGAAATAACTTGTTCAATGCGGTAACTATCAACGGAACACCGAAACCAGGTTATAGTACAGGTGACGCCATCAAAGCGGTTGAAGAAACTGCCAAAAAATCGCTGCCAAGAGGCTACGGATATGAATGGACGGGGATCACACGTGAAGAGAGACAAACTGGAGGACAAACGGCTTTCATTTTTATGTTGAGTATTTTGTTTGTTTACTTTTTATTGGCTGCTCAATATGAGAGTTACATTCTGCCTTTCGCAATTATTTTAACGATTCCTACAGGTATTTTCGGGGTTTATGCTTTCACAGGATTAGCTGGAATTGATAATAATATTTACGTTCAGGTTGGATTGATTATGCTCGTTGGATTGCTCGCGAAAAATGCAATTCTGATTGTGGAATTCGCTGTTCAAAGAAGACACGCAGGTAAAACTTTGATTGAATCTGCGCTCCAAGCTTCGAGGCTGAGATTGAGACCAATTTTGATGACATCGTTTGCGTTCATCATCGGAATGTTGCCTTTGGTTTGGTCGCAAGGTGCGGCGGCAAAAGGAAATCATTCCATTGGAATCAGTACAGTTGGCGGGATGTTGACCGGTGTAATTTTCGGAATCTTCATCATTCCGGTAATGTATGTGATTTTCCAATATCTGCACGAGAAAATGCCTAGCAGAAAGAAGCGCAGACTTAAAAAAGAAAAAGCAGCTTTAAACCTTATTTAAAAAACTAAAATGAATATAATTACTAAAATAAAAGAGGTTTTGGGAATATCGCTGATTGCGGTAGGTGCAATTTCCTGTATGCCAAAGCTGGCATTGGAAAAAGTGACGCCAGAGTTACCAGAAGCCTTCAAACAGACTGCTACAGCCGATACAGCGAGCGTTGCGAATCTGGAATGGAGACAATTTTTTAATGACCCGATTTTACAAGGTTTGATAGAAAAGGGAATCAAAAATAACTACGATTTGCAGATTGCTTTAAAGCAAGTTGCATCTTCTCAAGAACGTTTGAAACAAGCAAAATATATGCAATATCCGGATGTTGGTTTCGGAGTTTCTGCACAGATTTCCAAACCTTCCAAGAATAGTATGAACGGACAAAGTCTGAACTTATTTTTAGGACAAAGTCACGTTGAGGATTATAATGCGGCGTTCAATCTGTCTTGGGAAGCTGATATCTGGGGAAAAATCAAAAACCAGCAGGAGGTTTCTAAAATGCAATATCTGCAGACTTATGAAGCGACAAAAGCAATTCAGACCCAAGTAGTGGCAGCGATTGCGCAAGGTTACTACAACCTTCTAATGCTGGATAAACAACTACAAATTGCAAAATCGAATTTGGAATTGAGTACCAATACGCTTTCTATCACAGAAAAAATCTGGAAAAGTGGCGATGCGACTTCTTTGGGGATTCAACAATCTAAAGCTCAAAAAGAATATACAGAACTTTTGATTACACAGTTGGAGCAAAATATTGCCATTCAGGAAAATGCGTTAAGTATTTTGATAGGTGAAAATCCGACAAAAATCAACAGAACGATTGAAATGTCGGACACTTCCCTACCTCAAAATTTATCTGCCGGATTACCTGCAGCAATGGTAAGCCGCCGTCCGGATGTTCGTCAGCAGGAACTGGTTTTGCTGGAATCTAATGCTCTGATTGGAATTGCCCAAGCGAATATGTATCCGTCTTTGAAAATAACTGCAAATGGAGGTGTAAATTCTTTCAAAATTGATAACTGGTTTCAGATCCCGGCATCGTTGTTTGGCTCTGCTTTAGGAGGATTGACTCAACCTATTTTCCAAAAAAGACAATTAAAAACTGATTTGAATGTAGCTAAAATACAAAGAGAGAAAAATGTTTTGGCATTTCGTCAATCTGTCCTGAATGCTGTCGGCGAAGTTTCTGATGCTTTGGTTTCTAATGAAAGTCTAAAAGTTCAGGAACAAAAGGCAAGCGAACAAGTTTCAACATTGAAAGATGGAATAAAAAGCGCTGAACTACTTTATAAAAGCGGAATGGCAAATTACTTAGAAGTGATTGTTGCTCAAGGTAATTCTCTGCAAGCTGAACTGAATCTTGCTTCTGTTAAAAGACAGAGACTGAGCAGTATTGTTGACCTTTACCGAGCGCTTGGTGGCGGTTGGAAGTAATTTCTATATTTAAATTAAATTGTTAAAAAATGCAGTCTTTTGGGACTGCATTTTTTGTTTTTGAATACATATTTTTAATTCAAATATTTAGCAACTTTCTGTTCCAAATCTTCCAGATCAAAAGGCTTCGCAACAAAGTCATCAGCTTGGGCGCTTTCGGCTAAAGACTCGATGTCGTTATTAGCAGTTACATAGATTACTGGAATGTGTTTGAATTCTTCCTGGCTTTTCAAGAGTTTTGTTGCTTCTATTCCTCCAATATTCGGAATCCAGTTATCCATCAGAATAATATCCGGATAAAACTCCGACACTTTCTCGAGAATATTATGCGAAGTTTGCGATATATCGACTTCGTAACCACCATCTTCAAAAATAATAGAAATCAGTTCCAGAAGTGTGGTATCATCATCAAAGATTAATATTTTTTTCTTGCTCATATAAAGTTAATTTAAAATCTATAGTTTATTATTTTTATTTAATTCATTAAGTTGGATTGGAAGATTTTCAGAAGTTATCAATTGATTAAATCTTACTCGTTCCGCAGCTTGTCTTGGCATATAATCTACTTGCGCTGTATCAGGATTTTGTATCCATATTTTACCTCCATTTTTTTTGATGTGCTGCAAACCTTCGACACCATCAGAATTGGCTCCCGACAAAAGAACAGCTAACAATTTGTCACCAAATACTTCTCCAGCGGAACTGAAAGCTATATCAATTGACGGGCGGGAAAAATGCAGCTTCTCTGATCTGTCCAGTGAAACATTTGTTTTATCATCAAACAATAAATGATAATCTGCCGGAGCAATGTAAATTTTATTGATTTCTATTTCTGTTTTATCTTCTATTTCTATGACTTCTATCTTAGAATATTGTTGTAATAATGATGGTAAAATACTTACAGATTGTGCTTTGCGATGAACAACCAATACGATAGAAAAACTCAAATCCGCATCAAGATTTCTAATGAGTTCTATAATCACTTGCAAACTGCCGGCTGATCCTCCTATAATCACTAATTCTGTTTCCATCCTTATTGTATTAATTGTGATCCGCTTTTTTCCAAATCTTCTGATCATCCAACTGCTGATATCTCTTTTGAAGATGAGAAAATCGCAATGTTTCCTTCGTACCCAAAGCCAGATAACCAAGATTCTCCAAACTATCATCAAAAAGATGGAAAACTCTTTCTTGTAGTCGCTTATCAAAATAGATCAAAACATTACGGCAAATAATCAATTGAAAACTATTAAAAGAACTATCTGAAACTAAATTATGCGTTGATAGTATCATCTTTTCTTTCAAGCTTTTATCAAATCTTGCACTGTCATAATTGGCTGTATAATAATCTGAAAAATCTTTTTTTCCACCGGAAAGTATATAATTTTCAGAATAAATCTTCATCTGATTAATCGGAAACACACCTGAACTTGCTGTCTCTAAAACCGACGGATTGATATCTGTTGCATAAATCAAAGACTTGTTATAAAGACCTGCTTCTTTCAATAAAATCGCGACCGAATAAGCTTCTTCTCCTGTAGAACATCCTGCCACCCAAATTCTTATCAGCGGATAAGTCCCCAACTGTGGTAAAACCTTTTCTCTCAGAGCTTTGAAGAAATGAGGATCTCTAAACATCTCGGTGACATTGACAGTGATTTCTTCTATGAAATGTTTCAAATAACCCGGATCATTGACGATTTTATACCGCAATTCAGCAAAACTCGTGAACTTATCTATCAGACAAATTCGGTTGATTCTTCGTTTAAAAGAGGCTCTGCTGTAAAGTGAAAAATCATAACCATAAACCTCGTGAACATCTTTGATAAGGTGCTCTACTTCGTGATCTAAGACAATATTAGGTTCTAACATTTATGACTTTTTTTCTATGGCAATCAATAACTGATCCACATTAATCGGTTTTGTAATATAGTCGTCTGCTCCGGCTTCCAAACACTTCTCACGGTCTTGCGCCATTGCTTGTGCTGTTACAGCAATAATAATTTTATCCTTTATCGCAGGCGTTTCACGAATGATTTTCATTGCCTGATATCCATCCATATCGGGCATCATCATATCCATCAAAACAATAGTGATATCACTGTCTTTTTTTAAGATATCAATCGCTTCCTGACCCGTTGCAGCAGTTTCAGTGGTGTAATGTCTGGCTTTCAAAGTCAGTTTTAAAGCAAAAATATTTCGTGGATCATCGTCCACTATCAGAACTTTTTTATTCATTGAAAAATTAACTTTCGTATAACCAAACTCGTAATAATGATAATAACTGGTCGATATCCACAGGCTTGGAAATGTAATCCGATGCACCTGCAGCCATACATTTGTCCCTATCGCCAATCATAGATTTGGCAGTAACAGCAATAATTGGAAGTTTCGAAAATTTTGGAAGTTTTCTGATTTCCCGAATTGATTCATAGCCGTCCATCTCCGGCATCATCATATCCATTAAAACCACATCGATATCAGGATTTTTTTCAATTTGTTCTAAGGCCTGTTTGCCATCCATAGCCAAAACCACTTCTACTTTATACTTCTCCAATGATTTTGTTAATGAGAAAATATTTCGGGCATCGTCATCGGTAATCAGGATCTTTTTGCCACTCAAAACTTCTGTCAATGATCCCAGAGTTTTGCTTCTGGATTCTTCTGCATTATTTTTCTCCTCAACCAAGTGTAAAAACAATCCAACTTCATCTAAAATCCTCTGGTATGAATGTGCTGTTTTCACAACAATAGAATCTGCATATTGTTTGATTTTCAGTTCTTCTGCATTGGACAAACTGTGCTCTGTGAAAATGATGATTGGCAAGTTCTCCAGACCTTCATAACTTTTGATTGATTCTACAATCTCGTATTCTCTGCCTTTGAAAGCGCCTATGTCCAAAATCACACAATCGACTCTATTAGAAACCAAAGCATTAACACTGTCTTCCACATTATTTTCTACCGATAACGAAATGTTATAATTACTCAAAAAGAAAGACAAAGCTGTTGCGTGTTTCGCATTTTCTTCTACAATCAGGACTTTTTGAGGTGATTTTCTGATGACTTCCTCTATTTTTTTAAAAACGTTGTTCATTTGATCCAGAGCCACAGGTTTACTGATAAAATCAATGGCACCTTTCATCAGACTTTCCTTTTTAGCGCGCATTACAGACATCATATGCACCGGAATATGTCTTGTCTCATTAATTGATTTGAGATCATCCATCACTTGCCAGCCATTTTTTACAGGCAGTTGTATATCTAATAAAATTGCGGATGGACGATATTGTATCGCAAAAGGAACGGCTTGATCGCCTCGCACAGAAACCACAGCTTTATAATTTTGTTTTCTGGCATATTTCAGTAAAGCTTTTGCAAAATTGGTATCATCTTCTACAATCAAGATCACTTTATCATCTTCTGTGATAGAGTTTCTGTCGTCTTCTATATCTTTTGGAATTTCTAAAATCGGAGTTTTCAGTAATTCAACAGGATCTTCTTCGCCCAAAATAGTCTGGATTTTTTCCACATCATCTTTTATGACATCTACCAAATCCTGATTATTATCAAAATGAATGACTTCAGCCGGTTTCACAGTCGGAATTCTGAAACTAAATTCGCTTCCTTCATTCACCTGACTGGTTACTGATAATTCTCCACCTAATAATCTTGCAATCTCACGGCTGATTGATAATCCCAAACCTGTTCCTCCGAATTTCCTTCTCGTAGAACCATCGGCTTGTTGAAAAGCTTCGAAAATAATATTCTGTTTCTCTTCCGGAATTCCGATTCCTGTATCTTTCACAGAGAATATAATTGAATTCTGATTCTTCGGATCGTTTTTAATATTAAGGTTAATACTTCCTTTCTCTGTGAATTTGATAGCGTTGGACATTAGATTTCTCAAGACCTGATCCAAACGCAGTCTGTCGGTTTCTATATTTCTTTGAACATCTTCGTCCACATTAATATTGAACTGAAGTTCCTTTTGATGAATAATTGGATTAAAGAGATTTCGCAAATCTTTTACCACTTCTTCTAACGAAACGTCCTGATGTTCCAAAGTCATTTTCCCTGATTCGATTTTGGCTAAATCTAAGATTTCATCAATCAAAGTCAATAAACTAGTTCCAGAGCTTTGGATCACCTTTGCCGATTCGATTTGATCTTCGTTTAGATTTTCATCCGGATTTTCAGCCATTAATCTTGAAAGCAAAAGAATCGAGTTCAATGGAGTTCTCAACTCATGAGACATATTTGCAAGGAATTCTGATTTGTATTTGGTGCTTAAAGCCAATTCCTCAACTTTTCGCTGAATTTCTGCATTACGTTCACCAATCAAATGATTTTTTTCTTCCAGCAAAGTAGAACGTTCTTCTAATTCTAAATTAGATTGTAGTAATTCCTCCTGCTGAACCTTCAACTCTTCTTCAGAAGCTTGTAATTTTTGAGTTTGCGCTTCCAGTTCTGTGTTCAGATTTTCTAATTCAGAATGCTGAACCTGTAATTCTTCTGCCTGAGTCTGTGTTTCTTCCAACAGACGTTGCTCTTCTTCACGACTTTTTGCAACATTCAGGGCTATACCGATATTTCTGCAGGCTTCTACAAAATATTCAACTTTATCTTCATAAAAATTAGAAGTTGAACTCAGTTCCAAAACACCATAATTATAGCTTCCGGAAATAATAGGCATCAACAAAATATTATTAACATTGATCTTACTACCAGCAAAACTAATAGCAATATTATCATCGTTAAAATCATTAAAGACTTTCAATTCTTTATTTTGAAAAACCTGTCCAACCATACCTTCACCAGGTTCGAAAATTTTTTTCATATGATCTTCCAAACCATAGGCTGAGCTGAGCTTCAATCTTCCTTCTTCATTCAAATAAATTGCACCGTTGATACAGCCGCCGTAATCGATTAAATTCTTCAGAGAATCTTTGGTGACTTCCTTCACGGTTTTGTTTCCAGACAAAGAATCATTCAGTAACACCAAACCTTTTTGTCGCCATTCGCTCTTATTAATTTTATCGAATGAAGTTTTGAGAGAGTCCGTCATATGATTGAGAGACTCTACCAAATCGCCCAAATCATCTTGCGAATTATCCACTGCTTTTTGACTGTAATCTCCGTTGGAAACTCTGTTTGCAATCTCTTTTATTGCACTTACACGTCTAGAAATTTCCAAATCTTTTGCAGTAAGTTCTTTTTCCAATTTATCTCTTCGGATCAGATCTGACTTCAGCTTTGCATAGAAAGAAGCGGTAACAATAACTGCTGCAATGGCCGATAAAATGATGAACAAAACTGTCATATTGGACGATCTTGTCAAATCAATATTTTTAATCTCCAACTGTTGCTCTTCATATTTCACAAACTCGGCAACCAGATTTCGACATCTGTCCATATAGATTTTGCTGGTCAGGATTTGCTCCTGAGTCATCACCAATCCATGATGTTTGTTTTCTACAAATTGCTTAAGATTGCTGATATTAATATTACCATTTTCCTCCAGTTTATTGAGACGATCCAGTTGAACTTTATCATCAATATCCAAAGCTTTTGCTTTTTCTATAGCTTTAGAAAACTCAACCAAACTCTTGTTATAAGGTTCCAAGAAAGTTTCTCTGCCGGTTAGCTGATAACCTCTGTTTCCTGTTTCCGCATCCAAAAGCGCTACCAAAACATCCTTCACAGCTGTGATAGAACGTCGGCTTGCAGAGAGCTTTTCTCTGTTGTCCATTTGTTTTTGGATACTCCAGTAAGAGGCTACGGAACTGGCAATTAATATCAAAAGTGACAGCCCGACTCCTATCTGAAGATTTCTGATAATTTTCTTTGGCATAAAGAATTTAGTTTAATGGTAAGGTGAAATAAAATGTAGAACCTTCTCCCAGCTCGCTGGAAACACCGATTGTCCCGTGGTGCTGATTAATAATTTCTGAACAGATATAAAGTCCGATTCCCAGACCTTGAAACTGTAGAGACGATTCTTCAACACGATAAAACTTCTGGAAAACATATTCCTGTTTGAAATCCGGAATCCCAATCCCAAAGTCTGTTACGCTAATTCGAACTTCTTTTTCGTCGGTAAAAGTGGTGACAATAATCTGATGATTTTCAGGAGAATATTTGATAGCGTTGGTTAAGAAATTAATCAAAACCTGCTCTATTCTTATCTTATCCAGCGGAATCATAAAATCCGGCTTCACACCGTGACGTTCGATTTTAACATCGCTTCCACTCGTATGCAGAATCGTTTCAAGAGCATTTTCCAGAACCTGATTCAGATTTTCCGGTTTTTTATTAATCTTTAATTTTCCGTTCTCTATTTTGGAAACATCAAGCAAATCCGTAATCAAACTATTAAGTTTATCGATTTGGTCTAATGTTTTTTGGACGTACATTAATTCAGAATTTTCGTCGTTCTGCTTTAGTTTACGACTTAGTAATTGAGTGTAAGCTTTTATACTTGTCAAAGGCGTTTTCAGCTCGTGGCTGGCAATACTTAGGAACTCGTCTTTTTCTTTCTCGATTCTTTTTTGATCATCGATATCGGTGAAAGTTCCTACCCAATTTTTGATATTTTCACCTTCAAAAACAGGCGACATTCTCAGCAAATGATAGCGGTAAGCTTGATTTTTGATATTCTTGATTCTGATTTCCAGCTCCAGCGCTTTGCCTCTTTTTCTACATTCTTCAAATTGCTCTCGGATATTGTGATCGTCTGGATGAGTTTCCGGAAAATCTTTTTCATTTTCAGAATATTGATACCATTTACAATTAACAAAATCGACTTCACCATTTTCATTCAAGGTAAAAGCGATTTGAGGTAAAGCCTGCAACATTACATGAAAATGATCAATCTGAGATTTCATGGTTGCCTGCGCTTCCTTTCGTCCTCTATTTTCCAGCTCCAGATTGTGCTGTGTTTTCTTCATCGCAAGATTGTTCTCCTGCAGATTGTAAAACGTTTTTGCTTTTAATAAAAGAATGTCTGGATCAACGGGTTTGGTAACATAATCTTTACCTCCGGATCTATAGCCTTGGGTAATAAATTTTTTCTCGATGCTGACTGCCGAAAGAAAAATGATCGGAACATCCTTGGTTTTGCTGTAACCTGATAAATTTTCAGCAACTTCGAAACCATCCATATCCGGCATCTGGACATCCAGAATTACCAAAGAATAGTCATTTTTAAGCGCTTTCCCTAAAGCTTCTTCACCTGAAAGTGCTGTATCTACTTCAAAATCATTGGACTCTAATAATTTTTTTAAAGAAAATATATTATTGGGATTATCATCAACAATTAAGACCATAAAATTTTAAAATGAACTGATTATTATATTTCATTTATGTAGTTATCAAAAATACTTACAATATTCCAATAAAGCATTATTTTTATAAAATCAACATAAATAAACTCGAAAAATTAGCCTAGCAAAAACACAGCCAACTTTGCTTATTTATTACAATTTTTTGTGATTCATCAATTTTCACATGCTTATCTTTGCAAAAATTTTTCTTTTGAAAGACATTCTTCTCATTACTCCGCCTTTTACCCAACTGAATACGCCCTATCCCGCGACGGCTTATATTAAAGGTTTTCTTAATACCAAAAATATATCCAGTCACCAGATAGATCTTGGGATTGAAGTGATTTTGGAGTTATTTTCCAAGAATGGACTTCAGAAAGTTTTCAATGTTTCGATTGATCTTTATAATGTTTCTGAAAATTCTCAAAGGATATTTGCCCTGCGAGAAGAATATATCAAAACCATAGATCAGGTGATTCTTTTTTTACAGAATCAAAATCCAACTTTGGCGAGACAGATTTGCTCTATGAATTTCCTTCCGGAAGCTTCCCGCTTCAATCAGTTGGATGATATGGAATTTGCTTTCGGGAATATGGGTTTGCAGGATAAAGCAAAACATTTGGCAACCTTATATTTAGAAGATCTTTCCGATTATATTGTGGAGAATATCGATTCCGATTTTGGATTCAGCAGATATGCCGAAAGATTGGGGAAAAGTGCTAATTCTTTTGATGAATTATATGCTAAAATCAATAATGCCAATAGTTTTATTGATGAAATTACTTTAGACATTTTAAAGAAAAAACTGGAATTGGTTCAGCCAAAATTGGTTTGTTTTTCTGTTCCTTTTCCTGGAAATTTGTATTCTGCTTTCCGATGTGCCAAGTTGATTAAAGAAAACTATCCTCACATCAAAACCGCAATGGGTGGCGGTTTCCCAAATACTGAATTAAGAGATATCAAAGATAAAAGAGTTTTTGAATTAATAGACTTTATCACATTAGACGACGGCGAATTGCCACTTGAATTGGTTTACCAGAATGTTTGTCAGACTGAGAATCTAGAAGCCGAATATAAAAGAACATTCCTTCTAGAAAACGGAGAAGTTACTTATAAAAACAATTCAAAAAAACACGATTACAAACAAGCCGAAGTTGGAACACCAGACTATTCTGATTTGCAATTAGACCATTATATTTCTGTGATAGAAGTTGCCAATCCGATGCACAGCTTGTGGAGCGATGGCCGATGGAACAAGCTCACAATGGCACACGGCTGTTATTGGGGGAAATGTACATTCTGTGATATTTCTTTGGATTATATCAGAATTTATGAACCTATTTCTGCCAAAATTTTGGTGGACAGAATGGAAGAACTCATCCAAACGACAGGTGAAACCGGTTTCCATTTTGTGGACGAAGCAGCGCCTCCAGCCTTGATGCGAGAAGTAGCTCTGGAAATTCTAAGAAGAAATCTCGTCGTGACTTGGTGGACGAACATTCGATTTGAAAAAAGCTTCACACAGGATCTTTGTTTTTTGTTGAAGATTTCAGGTTGTGTTGCGATCTCTGGCGGATTGGAAGTGGCGAGTGACCGATTATTAAAACTAATAGACAAAGGTGTTTCCGTAGATCAGGTGGCAAAAGTGACAAGAAACTTCACCGAAGCTGGGATTATGGTTCACGCTTATCTGATGTATGGCTACCCGACTCAGACCGTTCAGGAAACGGTGGATTCTCTCGAGATGGTTCGACAATTGTTTGAGATGGGGATTTTGCAAAGTGGTTTTTGGCATCAGTTTGCGATGACCGCGCATTCTCCAGTGGGACAAAATCCAGAAGAGTTTGGTGTTACACCTATCAAGCAAGAGATTTTGTTTGCCAACAACGATATCGATTTTGTTGATAAAACAGGCATCGATCATAGTAAATTCAGTTTTGGACTGAAGAAATCTTTGTTCAACTATATGCACGGGATTAACTTCGAAATGCCTTTGCAGGATTGGTTTGATTTCAAAATTCCGAGAACTACGATTCATCCGGATTATATCCACGACAGTCTTTTGGAGGAAGAAAACTTCGCCTTCAAACCAAATTCCAAAATTATTTTTCTGGACAGAAATGTGATTGCTGAAGATTTTGTCAAAACCAAAAAAGGCAATTCCTACAACTTAACGAGAATCACTTTTCACCTGAAAACCAACATTCTGAAGATAGAATTGGAAAAAGAAAAAGCCGATTGGCTTATCTCTGTTTTGCAGGACAATTCTATAGAAAACGCAAAGAAAATCACGCTTCAGCAACTCAAAAATCAATATGAAGAACATTTGGAGGACTTCGAGTTATTCTGGTTTTCAAAACCGATACAGCAGTTGAAAGAGAACGGGATTATTCTGAGTTTGTAATTATACGTTCATTTTATACTATTAATATGTCTGATACATTTTCTGACCATCATCAAATCAAGACCGTTTCAACTTTCAAGGAACTTGTAGAAACAGAGTTTCAAGGTAACAACAATGCTATCTGCTGGCAAAGAAATCTGGTTGGAGATTTTGGAGAAATTGTTTCCAAACTTGAACTGAAAGAAAACATTACAGAAGTTTCTGTTGAAGATTTAGAAAGTCTTACACTTTCAGAAAATGGTCAGCTTGCCAGAGAAATCATCATCA
Protein-coding sequences here:
- a CDS encoding CheR family methyltransferase; the encoded protein is MLEPNIVLDHEVEHLIKDVHEVYGYDFSLYSRASFKRRINRICLIDKFTSFAELRYKIVNDPGYLKHFIEEITVNVTEMFRDPHFFKALREKVLPQLGTYPLIRIWVAGCSTGEEAYSVAILLKEAGLYNKSLIYATDINPSVLETASSGVFPINQMKIYSENYILSGGKKDFSDYYTANYDSARFDKSLKEKMILSTHNLVSDSSFNSFQLIICRNVLIYFDKRLQERVFHLFDDSLENLGYLALGTKETLRFSHLQKRYQQLDDQKIWKKADHN
- a CDS encoding response regulator, whose protein sequence is MNKKVLIVDDDPRNIFALKLTLKARHYTTETAATGQEAIDILKKDSDITIVLMDMMMPDMDGYQAMKIIRETPAIKDKIIIAVTAQAMAQDREKCLEAGADDYITKPINVDQLLIAIEKKS
- a CDS encoding response regulator encodes the protein MPKKIIRNLQIGVGLSLLILIASSVASYWSIQKQMDNREKLSASRRSITAVKDVLVALLDAETGNRGYQLTGRETFLEPYNKSLVEFSKAIEKAKALDIDDKVQLDRLNKLEENGNINISNLKQFVENKHHGLVMTQEQILTSKIYMDRCRNLVAEFVKYEEQQLEIKNIDLTRSSNMTVLFIILSAIAAVIVTASFYAKLKSDLIRRDKLEKELTAKDLEISRRVSAIKEIANRVSNGDYSQKAVDNSQDDLGDLVESLNHMTDSLKTSFDKINKSEWRQKGLVLLNDSLSGNKTVKEVTKDSLKNLIDYGGCINGAIYLNEEGRLKLSSAYGLEDHMKKIFEPGEGMVGQVFQNKELKVFNDFNDDNIAISFAGSKINVNNILLMPIISGSYNYGVLELSSTSNFYEDKVEYFVEACRNIGIALNVAKSREEEQRLLEETQTQAEELQVQHSELENLNTELEAQTQKLQASEEELKVQQEELLQSNLELEERSTLLEEKNHLIGERNAEIQRKVEELALSTKYKSEFLANMSHELRTPLNSILLLSRLMAENPDENLNEDQIESAKVIQSSGTSLLTLIDEILDLAKIESGKMTLEHQDVSLEEVVKDLRNLFNPIIHQKELQFNINVDEDVQRNIETDRLRLDQVLRNLMSNAIKFTEKGSINLNIKNDPKNQNSIIFSVKDTGIGIPEEKQNIIFEAFQQADGSTRRKFGGTGLGLSISREIARLLGGELSVTSQVNEGSEFSFRIPTVKPAEVIHFDNNQDLVDVIKDDVEKIQTILGEEDPVELLKTPILEIPKDIEDDRNSITEDDKVILIVEDDTNFAKALLKYARKQNYKAVVSVRGDQAVPFAIQYRPSAILLDIQLPVKNGWQVMDDLKSINETRHIPVHMMSVMRAKKESLMKGAIDFISKPVALDQMNNVFKKIEEVIRKSPQKVLIVEENAKHATALSFFLSNYNISLSVENNVEDSVNALVSNRVDCVILDIGAFKGREYEIVESIKSYEGLENLPIIIFTEHSLSNAEELKIKQYADSIVVKTAHSYQRILDEVGLFLHLVEEKNNAEESRSKTLGSLTEVLSGKKILITDDDARNIFSLTKSLEKYKVEVVLAMDGKQALEQIEKNPDIDVVLMDMMMPEMDGYESIREIRKLPKFSKLPIIAVTAKSMIGDRDKCMAAGASDYISKPVDIDQLLSLLRVWLYES
- a CDS encoding hybrid sensor histidine kinase/response regulator codes for the protein MVLIVDDNPNNIFSLKKLLESNDFEVDTALSGEEALGKALKNDYSLVILDVQMPDMDGFEVAENLSGYSKTKDVPIIFLSAVSIEKKFITQGYRSGGKDYVTKPVDPDILLLKAKTFYNLQENNLAMKKTQHNLELENRGRKEAQATMKSQIDHFHVMLQALPQIAFTLNENGEVDFVNCKWYQYSENEKDFPETHPDDHNIREQFEECRKRGKALELEIRIKNIKNQAYRYHLLRMSPVFEGENIKNWVGTFTDIDDQKRIEKEKDEFLSIASHELKTPLTSIKAYTQLLSRKLKQNDENSELMYVQKTLDQIDKLNSLITDLLDVSKIENGKLKINKKPENLNQVLENALETILHTSGSDVKIERHGVKPDFMIPLDKIRIEQVLINFLTNAIKYSPENHQIIVTTFTDEKEVRISVTDFGIGIPDFKQEYVFQKFYRVEESSLQFQGLGIGLYICSEIINQHHGTIGVSSELGEGSTFYFTLPLN